A stretch of the Coturnix japonica isolate 7356 chromosome 27, Coturnix japonica 2.1, whole genome shotgun sequence genome encodes the following:
- the MPP2 gene encoding MAGUK p55 subfamily member 2 isoform X2 encodes MQQVLDNLLGLPSAPGAADLDLIFLRGIMESPIVRSLAKAHERLEETKLEAVRDNNVELVQEILHDIGHLVQQDSAAAELARILREPHFQSLLETHDSVASKSYETPPPSPVLDPTFNNQPVPPDAVRMVGIRKTAGENLGVTFRVERGELVIARILHGGMVAQQGLLHVGDVIREVNGQEVGSNPRVLQDSLRHASGSVVLKILPSYQEPHPPRQVFVKCHFDYDPASDSLIPCKEAGLRFATGDLLQIVNQDDPNWWQACHVEGGSAGLIPSQLLEEKRKAFVKRDLEVAPTSGALCSSLSGKRKKRMMYLTTKNAEFDRHELLIYEEVARMPPFRRKTLVLIGAQGVGRRSLKNKLIMSDQARYGTTIPYTSRKPKDSEKDGHGYHFVSRSEMEADIKAGHYLEHGEYEGNLYGTKIDSIRAVVNAGKMCILDVNPQAVKVLRTAEFVPYVVFIEAPSTETLRAMNRAALESGVAIKQLTEADARRTVEESSRIQQGYSHYFDLSLTNDNLEHTFGQLREAMEHLRAEPQWVPVTWVY; translated from the exons ATGCAGCAAGTCCTCGACAACCTCCTGGGCCTCCCCAGCGCCCCAGGTGCTGCTGACCTTGACCTCATCTTCCTCCGTGGCATCATGGAGAGCCCAATAGTAAGGTCCTTGGCAAAG GCCCACGAGCGACTGGAGGAGACGAAGCTGGAGGCGGTACGAGATAACAACGTGGAGCTGGTGCAGGAGATCCTGCATGACATTGGGCACCTGGTGCAGCAGGacagtgcagcagctgagctggccCGCATCCTCCGTGAGCCCCACTTCCAG TCCCTGCTGGAGACCCATGACTCAGTGGCCTCAAAGAGCTATGAGACACCTCCGCCCAGCCCTGTCCTGGATCCAACCTTCAACAACCAGCCCGTGCCCCCTGATGCCGTGCGTATGGTGGGCATTCGCAAGACGGCCGGTGAGAACCTG GGAGTGACATTCCGGGTGGAGCGGGGGGAGCTGGTGATCGCCCGCATCCTGCATGGGGGCATGGTGGCCCAGCAGGGACTTCTGCACGTGGGAGACGTCATCCGGGAGGTGAATGGGCAGGAGGTGGGCAGCAACCCACGGGTGCTGCAGGACAGCCTGCGCCACGCCAGTGGTAGTGTTGTCCTCAAGATCCTGCCCAGCTACCAGGAGCCACACCCGCCCCGGCAG GTCTTTGTGAAGTGCCACTTTGACTACGACCCAGCCTCCGACAGCCTCATTCCCTGCAAGGAGGCTGGACTCCGCTTTGCCACCGGAGACCTGCTGCAGATCGTCAACCAGGACGACCCCAACTGGTGGCAG GCATGCCATGTGGAGGGGGGCAGTGCAGGGCTTATCCCcagccagctgctggaggagaagcGAAAAGCCTTCGTGAAGAGAGACTTGGAGGTGGCTCCCACATCTG GGGCCCTGTGCAGCAGCCTCagtgggaagaggaagaagaggatgatGTACCTGACCACAAAAAATGCCG AGTTTGACCGTCATGAGCTGCTGATCTATGAGGAGGTGGCCCGCATGCCACCTTTCCGGAGGAAAACCCTGGTGCTTATTGGTGCCCAGGGCGTGGGGCGACGCAGCCTCAAGAACAAGCTTATCATGTCCGACCAGGCACGCTACGGCACCACCATCCCCT ACACGTCACGGAAGCCCAAGGACAGCGAGAAAGATGGGCACGGGTACCACTTCGTATCACGGAGCGAGATGGAGGCAGATATCAAGGCAGGTCACTATCTGGAGCACGGCGAGTACGAGGGCAACCTCTACGGCACCAAGATTGACTCCATTCGTGCTGTGGTGAATGCTGGCAAGATGTGCATCCTGGACGTCAACCCACAG GCAGTGAAGGTGCTTAGGACAGCAGAATTCGTGCCCTATGTGGTGTTCATCGAGGCCCCCAGTACTGAAACCCTGCGGGCAATGAACCGTGCAGCACTGGAGAGTGGCGTGGCTATCAAGCAGCTCACG GAGGCTGATGCCCGGCGGACAGTAGAGGAGAGCAGTCGCATACAGCAGGGCTACAGCCATTACTTCGACCTGAGTCTGACCAACGACAACCTGGAGCACACCTTTGGACAGCTACGTGAGGCCATGGAGCATCTGCGAGCTGAGCCCCAGTGGGTGCCTGTCACCTGGGTCTATTAG